One genomic region from Salvia hispanica cultivar TCC Black 2014 chromosome 2, UniMelb_Shisp_WGS_1.0, whole genome shotgun sequence encodes:
- the LOC125207718 gene encoding protein GET1-like, with product MENIQTEQRKSFAAPVIFILVFAFHFVSKYIDSQKNKKGSGENLDGKLRREIKQLLKEASTLSQPSTFAQAAKLRRTAAAKEKELARYLEMKEKDMKLSVSAYGKHLMISKVFTYFVLILWFWKIPVATISDQLVHPFGRLLSWRAGSSLKDSVVIGIIPWLIVSTRVSKFVCRKVFD from the exons ATGGAAAACATTCAAACGGAGCAGAGGAAATCGTTTGCAGCTCCAGTGATTTTCATCCTTGTATTTGCTTTCCACTTCGTATCTAAGTATATCGATTCCCAAAAAAACAag AAAGGATCCGGCGAAAATTTGGACGGTAAATTGCGACGCGAAATCAAGCAGCTTTTGAAAGAGGCCAGTACATTGTCGCA GCCTTCAACGTTCGCGCAAGCTGCAAAACTAAGAAGAACAGCAGCTGCAAAGGAGAAGGAACTTGCAAGAT ATCTAGAGATGAAAGAGAAGGATATGAAGTTGTCAGTTAGTGCATATGGAAAACACTTGATGATATCAAAG GTATTTACGTATTTTGTGCTGATTTTATGGTTCTGGAAGATACCCGTGGCCACAATATCCGATCAACTCGTGCACCCTTTTG GAAGGTTGCTTTCTTGGAGAGCAGGAAGTTCTTTGAAGGACAGTGTTGTG ATTGGAATCATACCATGGTTGATAGTATCCACCAGAGTGAGCAAGTTTGTTTGCAGGAAGGTATTCGACTAA
- the LOC125204125 gene encoding protein KRI1 homolog, translating into MDRLQLFAGDGDSSDEDISKIEIDQEFAKRYEHNKKREELHRYEALKKQGKVESSDSEESSSEEEFTKPSKKTDAKFFDALIKVKNQDPILREPDAKLFDSDSDDSDQDEDSSNKKKEKKGKPMYLKDVVSKQLIEAGPELSDEEEENGDDDDKVKSYSQEQEERRKQIVQSLDEGETDGDDDDGDFLRVKSSGKDEEDEEEDDVLGEKMDKYFGEDTKLDEEMMFLKEYFWKRLYDEESNARGDVEVDISEDEDEVEKQEDYEREFNFRFEENAGDRVMGHSRRVEGSVRKKDNARKSQRERKEERMAQAEFERKEELKRLKNLKKKEINEKLEKIREVAGIGKAEGVFLDKDDLEDEFDPVAHDRKMKEAFGEEYYGAEDVDPQFGSDGDEDEEGLEKPDFDKEDELLGLDKGWDEVDEAGAGFKSVRERIMKDRLAKGEEDVVDEDGGDERKERGSKRKRKHKPSEVEKAVIEELLDEYYKLDYEDTIGDLKTRFKYRPVKAKRFGLTSEEILALDDKELNQYVSLKKIAPYREKEWKVPRIKTIQLKESKYRKGSSSRVVDEDRKGRHHEGKGKEVEDKAVGSEKSQPVESNGDEATISRKRKRKQQQAELKISQSRLMAYGKIPSKSKSKN; encoded by the coding sequence ATGGATCGTTTACAGCTCTTCGCCGGCGACGGAGATTCTTCAGACGAAGACATTTCCAAAATCGAAATCGACCAGGAATTCGCCAAACGATACGAGCACAACAAGAAGCGAGAGGAACTTCACAGGTACGAAGCCCTCAAGAAGCAGGGCAAAGTTGAATCGTCGGATTCCGAGGAATCCTCGTCGGAGGAGGAGTTCACGAAACCGAGTAAGAAGACCGACGCCAAATTTTTCGATGCGTTGATTAAGGTGAAGAATCAAGACCCGATTTTGAGGGAGCCTGATGCGAAATTGTTCGATTCTGACTCCGACGACAGCGATCAAGACGAGGATTCTTCTAataagaagaaggagaagaagggGAAGCCGATGTATTTGAAAGATGTTGTTTCGAAGCAATTGATTGAGGCTGGTCCAGAGCTGAGTGATGAAGAGGAGGAAAATggggatgatgatgataaggTGAAGAGTTATTCGCAAGAGCAGGAGGAGAGGAGGAAGCAGATAGTGCAATCTCTGGATGAGGGGGAAActgatggtgatgatgatgatggggATTTTTTGAGAGTGAAGAGTAGCGGGAAGGACGAGGAGGATGAGGAGGAGGATGATGTGCTTGGGGAGAAGATGGATAAGTATTTTGGGGAGGATACGAAGTTGGATGAAGAAATGATGTTTTTGAAggaatatttttggaaaaggtTGTATGATGAGGAAAGTAATGCCCGGGGCGATGTGGAGGTGGACATTTCGGAGGACGAGGATGAGGTGGAAAAGCAAGAGGATTACGAGAGGGAGTTTAACTTTAGGTTTGAGGAGAATGCTGGCGACAGGGTGATGGGGCATTCGAGGAGAGTGGAAGGGTCTGTGAGGAAGAAGGACAATGCAAGGAAGTCGCAGAGGGAGAGGAAGGAGGAGAGGATGGCGCAGGCAGAGTTTGAGAGGAAGGAGGAGTTGAAGAGGTTGAAGaacttgaagaagaaagagataaATGAGAAGTTGGAGAAGATTAGGGAGGTAGCTGGGATTGGGAAGGCGGAAGGGGTATTTTTAGATAAGGATGATTTGGAGGATGAATTTGACCCCGTGGCTCATGATAGGAAGATGAAGGAAGCGTTCGGTGAGGAGTATTATGGTGCTGAGGATGTGGATCCGCAGTTTGGGAGTGATGGCGATGAAGACGAGGAGGGTCTTGAGAAGCCGGATTTTGACAAGGAAGATGAGTTGCTTGGACTTGATAAGGGTTGGGACGAGGTGGATGAGGCCGGTGCAGGGTTCAAGTCAGTAAGAGAACGGATAATGAAAGATAGGTTGGCCAAAGGGGAGGAAGATGTGGTGGATGAAGATGGAGGCGATGAGCGAAAGGAGAGGGGGAGTAAGAGGAAAAGAAAGCACAAACCGAGTGAAGTAGAGAAGGCAGTTATAGAGGAGCTCTTGGATGAGTACTATAAGTTGGATTATGAGGACACCATAGGAGATTTGAAAACAAGATTCAAATACAGACCAGTAAAGGCTAAGAGATTTGGATTGACCTCAGAAGAGATTCTGGCGCTGGACGACAAGGAACTGAATCAGTATGTCTCTTTGAAGAAGATAGCTCCGTATAGGGAGAAGGAATGGAAGGTGCCTAGAATCAAGACTATCCAGCTAAAGGAAAGTAAATATCGAAAGGGAAGTAGTTCTCGGGTTGTTGATGAGGATAGGAAGGGGAGGCACCACGAGGGTAAGGGAAAAGAGGTGGAGGATAAGGCGGTGGGAAGTGAAAAATCACAACCTGTGGAGTCGAATGGGGACGAGGCAACTATTTCCagaaagaggaagagaaaacaGCAACAGGCTGAACTCAAAATTTCTCAGTCCAGGCTTATGGCATATGGGAAAATTCCCTCCAAATCTAAGAgcaagaattga